TGATTCCAGTGATAAAACTTTTTTTGCTCCTAATATGCCTCCTCCTGTTAATCCTAAATGCACACAAATCACATCCGCTCCAGCCTCAATCATTTGAACTGCTTGTATATCATTAAATACAAATGCAACAGTAAACATATCCTTTTTATGAGCTATTCTTATTGCTTCTACTTCAATTAAATAATGGCATCCCTCTTTTTCAATAGCTTTATTAAATTCCCCATCTATTAACCCTACTGTGGGATAGTTATTAATACCAGAAAATCCTCTATTTTTTATTTCATCTATATAACTTTCCATATCTTTTGTAGGATCTGTTGCATTAAATCCAAAAATTATAGGAAGATCCCTTACCAAAGGTACTATTTCTCTATAGGCAAAATCCATTACCATATCATTACTATTATAAAAGGGTAAAAATCCTGCTAAAGAGCTTCTTCCCATTTGTCGAAATCTTCCTGAATTTAACATAAGAAGGAAATCAGCTCCACCTTTTTTTGCATATTTTGCTGTCATCCCTGTTCCTGTGGCTACACCAATAATATGATTTCCCTTTTTTATTTGTGATTTTAAATTTTGCAATATTTTTTTTCTTTTCATTCCCTATAAACCCCTTATCTTTTTAACCTCCTAATATGCTTTAAATAAATTTGTCCTATTAATCTTTATTTTCTATTCTTAAAAGTGTTTCTTTTATATCTAATCCTCCTGCATAACCAATTAAATTGCCATTAGATCCAATAACTCTATGGCAAGGAATAAAAATAGGTATAGGATTCTTATTATTAGCCATTCCCACAGCACGACACGCCTTCTCATTACCTATATTTATTGCTATATTTTTGTAACTACGAGTTTCTCCATAGGGTATTTCTTGTAATTCCTTCCAAACTTTTTTTTGAAATTCTGTCCCCTGTGGCTCAAGATATAAATCAAATTTTTCTCTTTTCCCTATAAAATATTCTTTAAGCTGGTTATTTGCCTCTTTTAATAAATTAGTCTCAATAACATTTACATTCTTAGGAATATTATCTCCAAAAAATACTTGAACAATAGATCTACCATTATCAACAATTACTATTTCTCCAATTGGAGTTTTATAACAATATGCATTATTCATATATATTCTTCCTTCATATAATATATTTATTATTTATACTGAACTAACTCAATTTTTTCTCCTTCAGCTCCTTCAAAAAATATAATTATCTTGCCATCTACTTCTGTTACTTCATTTGTAATAAATTTCACACTTTTCCTTTTTAATTTATCAATATATTCTTGTATATTAGTAACAGTAAAAGCTACATGATCTATAATTCCATTTATTACTGAATTGTATTCCTTATTCTTAGAATATATTAACTCTATAACTGAATTTTGATTTTTTAGAAATACTAAAATTTTATCTTCATCCTCATATTTATGCTCAAATTCAAATTCTAAATTCTCACAATAAAACTTTTGAACCTTTTCTATATCTCTTACTTTTATTCCTAGATGATTTGTTAACATATTTTATCTCTCCAATCTTAAAAATTACTTTTATGTTTTATCATTATAAAATACCTATTTCCTTAATTTATATAATATTAGTTTAATTTTTTATAATCTATTATAATGTATTCTACTTTTATTAAATCTATCCTCTATTTTTCTTTCTTCATCTGTATACCCTATAGGTATTATTTGGGATTAAATTAGCTAACAAATTTAAAATCCCTTTTTATTTTTTCTACCATATCTTCTAAAGGATAAACTCCTATATCTATACAGAGCCTAACCCTTTATTTTCTGCAGCCAATAATATATTTTCTGAAGAATATGAACTAATTACTTTATAATTTTGTTATTTTCCCTAACTAAGCTCCGGCAAAGGTATAAATAAATTACCTAATCCAATTATTATCTTCGTTTTCAAGCTTGTATCTTAAACTATAGCATTTATTGACGTTCTTTAATAGAATCCTATTAATTACCTATATACTATTATTAATATAATTAACTACAGGAATTATTGTACTTTTATCTGTAAAATCTACTTTATCTCCATAAGTAACTAAAAATTCTTTTTCTTCATCTGTTAACTTATCTTCAGGTTTCTTAGTTGTTACCCTTTTAAGCATTGCCATCA
Above is a window of Clostridium sporogenes DNA encoding:
- a CDS encoding methylated-DNA--[protein]-cysteine S-methyltransferase; protein product: MNNAYCYKTPIGEIVIVDNGRSIVQVFFGDNIPKNVNVIETNLLKEANNQLKEYFIGKREKFDLYLEPQGTEFQKKVWKELQEIPYGETRSYKNIAINIGNEKACRAVGMANNKNPIPIFIPCHRVIGSNGNLIGYAGGLDIKETLLRIENKD
- a CDS encoding VOC family protein, with product MLTNHLGIKVRDIEKVQKFYCENLEFEFEHKYEDEDKILVFLKNQNSVIELIYSKNKEYNSVINGIIDHVAFTVTNIQEYIDKLKRKSVKFITNEVTEVDGKIIIFFEGAEGEKIELVQYK
- a CDS encoding phosphoenolpyruvate hydrolase family protein, with the translated sequence MKRKKILQNLKSQIKKGNHIIGVATGTGMTAKYAKKGGADFLLMLNSGRFRQMGRSSLAGFLPFYNSNDMVMDFAYREIVPLVRDLPIIFGFNATDPTKDMESYIDEIKNRGFSGINNYPTVGLIDGEFNKAIEKEGCHYLIEVEAIRIAHKKDMFTVAFVFNDIQAVQMIEAGADVICVHLGLTGGGILGAKKVLSLESAKVKAENIFKKCNELKPDIIKLIYGGPVKTPTDVQYMYSNNKNLMGYIGGSAFERIPCEKFITNITKSFKTNSQLDEDDLMSKMLDGITKHYDYVEFVKEYINENYMSEISFSDLAKVAHVSRSYLSTLFKKEVGCSFREYLVKFRIEKAAEILDRKNIQLSEVAPLVGYEDYAQFSKMFKKYKGCSPKQYKSKNIT